The genomic region ATATAGTATTGGCCAATAGATTTTTGTTGTCTATCAAGATATGATCCAGGCTTATTAACTCTAGGTCTACCACTCTGTGGATCTCTTCTGACAGTTATTCCGAGTTCTTTCAGTAATTTATTGAAGCCCTCACGATTACTCATAGGCTTAGAAGCATATCCCTCAATACCGGGTTTTCCATAGAATACAATAACCTCGTCACTAACATAGTTTTGAAGCATTAAGTCGTGTTCGACGATCATTGCTGTTTTCCTTTTCTCCTCTATTATCCTTCTTATAACTTTTGCAACAGTAAGTCTCTCCTCTACGTCTAGATAAGCGGATGGCTCGTCTAGTAAGTATAGATCTGCTTGTTTAGCTAATGCAACTGCCACTGCTAGTTTTTGGAGCTCGCCACCGCTTAGATCAGCTACGTAGCGGTCAAGCATTTTGTTTAGGCCAAGTTTTCTTATAAGTTCAGCATAGATCCATGATGCAGGATTTAATGTGTTGGGTGAGGCTCTCCTGAGATTAGCAGCTACTGTTTCTTCGGGAAAAATTTTCGGCGATAATTCTTGGGGTTTAAAACTAATTGTTTCAACAGATACTAAAACTTCTCCTTCATCAGGTTCGAGTACTCCTCCTAACAATTTGATAAATGTAGTTTTGCCTATTCCATTGGGACCTATTATTCCCAATACTTCTCCCGGATAAGCTTCACCAGCTTCTATAAATAGTTTGAACCCGCTTGTTCTATATGTTTTAACTATATTTGTCCATTTCAAAATAGGGTATTCGCTTTCGGGCTTGACTCTAATGTCTACTTGTATACGGAAATGAATGGGCTCCCTTCTTATCCTCATATTTTCTGCTGGGAGATAACCTTCTAAGTAATGATTTATACCGGTTCTTACACCATATGGTTTGGAAACTATTCCGTAAACGCCTGGTTCACCATATATTATTGAAACTTGATCACTTATGTAATCCAGTACCATGAGATCATGTTCTACAACCATGACATATTTCTTAGACACATCTATAAATTCCCGTATTGCCTGAGCCACTCTTAATCTCTCCTTAACGTCGAGATAACTACATGATTCATCAAAGAAATATGCGTCCGCTTCTTTTACTAGGACTGCTGCTACTAAGAACTTTTGTAGTTCTCCCCCACTAAGTTCAGATATTTTTCTATCAAGGACATGTTTTATAGCAAGCTTATCTACTACTTCTCTATCAATACCTCTCTCATCAGCTTTCTTTAGAAGCTCTCCAACTCTCCCTTTTAATCTTCTCTTAACCAATTCGACATATTGGATCTTAACGACAGGTCTTATCTTATTATTTGCTAACTTAGCAAAATATGTTTGAAGCTCTGTTCCTCTGAACCTTTTAATTATATTATCCCATTCTAGATCGGCTCCAACCTGTCCTAGGTTTGGTTTAAGAAGGCCTGATAATATCTTTATACTAGTTGTTTTACCACTACCGTTTCGACCTATAATTCCCATTATATTTCCCAGCCTAGGTATGGGGAGATTATATAGTTTAAACATGTTTTCTCCATAACGGTGAACAACATTTTTCTCAAGTTCATCTGGTAAATTAACTATTGATATAGCGTTGAAGGGGCATTTCTTAACACATATTCCACACCCAATACATATATCCTCATATATGACCGCATGTTTACCGTCAGGGGAGAGCTCTATGGCTTTTTTGCGCTTAGTCTTATTTACAGGACAAAACCTTATACATTCTAAGTTACATTTGTTCGGCTTACAGTATTCACGATCAACAACTGCCACTCTAACCATTTCATAACTCACCAAAGCATAATTACTTCATTGATTACTTGCTACTTATGACACTACATGAATATACATAAATATATTAGTTCTAAACATACATAGGTTATACAGATGATGATTGGTGACGGCTCGGAGAAAATAATCTATTTTCAATGAAGAGTAATCGGTGAGGTTCTGATCTTATTCTTCTCCTCCACCCTCTTCTTCCTGAAAAGTCTCCAAGAATACCTCATAGTATTCTCTGAGAATCTCTCTTTCCTCAGGAGATAAAGCAAGTTTTTTAGCTTCTGTAGCTTTAGATGTTAATACACGTTTCCCCCTATCAACCTGAAACCTCATCCTATAAAGCTCCGCTGTCTTTTTATCAGCTTTAATCTCGTATCCACACCTAGCACATTTTAAGTATATGCCATCCTCCTTTTTTACTGGTAACATTGGTCCGCCACATCTTGGACAGAATTTAACCATTATGTTCACCAGTTTAGAGTTAAATACGCATCTATACATTATTTTGCTAGAGAAAATACTACTTTATCGAGAGTAATAAATTTATCCTACCTATATATTTAGTAGCGTAGCCATGATCATACTAATTACTTAAATATCTGCATAGAACCAAGAAATATAATAGCATATAAAACTGGTAGCAGGTGAACATAGATGATCTGGTTAGAGGAAGAATGGTGGGAGGAAGAAGAGGAAGAAGAATGGGAAGAAGAGGAAGAGTGGTGGGAAGAGGAAGAAGAATGGTAAAACTATAGCATCTCCAAGATTGACTGAATGTTTTTTGCTAGCACTTTAAAGTCATGCTCTTTAAGATCAAAAACTAGATCTGCCGGATCACATTTATTGCTGATACTTATTTTTTGATTACCAATTATAATCAAATAATAGTTTTTAGAAGAAACAAAACCAGTATTGATTTTATTAATTGTATCTCTTAATTGTCTTTGGCCAAGTATAAACATTGACAATAATAAACCCTTATTTCGAATTCGTGTATATGTTTTCTCATATACGATATAATGTAGTACTCCTTGTACGAGTTGGTTAATTGAATATATAGCGTTAACGGGGATTAACGCATAAACGTTTTTGTCATCTAGTTTGAGATTATCTAGTTCTTCATCAATGTTTTCTCTACTTTTCTTACAGTAGAAAATATAGAAGTAAATAGTTTTTCCAAGGTAGTTAATCATATAGAATCCTTTTTCAATAGTTTCTAAATTAAATATTTTATTGTCCAATTATTGTTCCCGTATATTATTTATAGAAAATACTTTCTTGCCTAATCCATTAATACTTATCTTGCTAGGCTTGTATTTGTCTCTTTAATTTTATGCCTACTAGATGCGTTATATAGCCTGCAATCTGGTTTCTAAGTTTTTTGGATTTGGTTTCTATTAGTTTTGACACTACCTTTTTATTATGTTCGAAATCCCTTGTGAATAGATTGGGGTACTTTTCTAATAGTTCCCTAGCTGTTCTCTTAACAATTTTTGTTCTTACTTTTCCCATCCAGTACACCTCACTACTATAAACTCTATGGCAACTGTATTTCAAACCTATTAATGATATATGTGGGGTTTTTAACTTATCTATTAACCGATCATGGATAAATTTATATAGAAGTGGTTTTATGAGTAAACAATGACAAATTATACAGTATAGAACACTAGGTTCTAAATATAAGGTGATGGTTATGGCAGTTGAGCCTATGGGTATACCTGTACTTATACTCAAAGAGGGAACACAGAGAACAGCTGGACGCGATGCTTTAAGAACAAATATCATGGCTGCTCGAGCAGTCGCAGAAATGATTAAAACAACCTACGGACCTAAAGGCATGGATAAAATGCTTGTTGATGCATTAGGAGATGTAACAATCACAAATGATGGAGCAACTATACTGGACAAAGCAGAAATACAGCATCCAGCAGCTAAGATGCTTGTCCAAATAGCTAAGAGCCAAGATTATGAAGTAGGAGATGGCACGAAGACCGCTGTAATATTTGCTGGAGAACTGCTAAGACATGCTGAGGAACTATTAGACAAAAATATTCACCCAACAATTATAGTTGGCGGATACAGGAAAGCATTAGAAGAAGCACTTAGCTTCCTATATCAAATCGCTGAACCCATAGACATTAATAATGATGAAACCCTCAAAAAAGTGGCTAGAACAGCATTAACAAGCAAAGCAGTACATGAAGCAAGAGACTACTTTGCAGAAATATCGGTAAAAGCAATTAAACAAATAGCCGAAAAGAGAGGAGATAAATACTATATAGACCTAGACAATGTCCAGATAATCAAGAAATATGGTGGAAGCCTACTAGACTCACTTCTAGTTTATGGTATTGTTCTTGATAAGGAAGTTGTTCATCCTGGAATGCCTAGGAGAGTTGAAAACGCCAAAATAGCATTAATAGACGCACCATTAGAAATAGAGAAACCAGAGATCGATGCAGAAATAAGAATAACAGATCCAAGCCAGCTCAGAGCATTTCTAGACCAAGAAGAAGAGATCCTGAAGAAAATGGTTGATAAGATTGCTGATACTGGTGCTAATGTTGTTATTTGTCAGAAGGGTATTGATGAAGTAGCACAACACTTCCTAGCAAAGAAAGGAATACTAGCAGTAAGAAGAGTAAAAAGATCAGACATGGAAAAACTAGAAAAAGCAACAGGAGGAAGAATCATAAGCAACATCGATGATCTAAAACCCGAGGATCTGGGAGAAGCCGAGCTCGTTGAGGAGAGAAAAGTTGGAGAAGACAAAATGGTCTTTGTGGAAGGATGCAAGAACCCCAAGGCTGTAAGCATCGTTATACGTGGAGGATTAGAGAGATTAGTAGATGAAGCTGAGAGGAGTCTAAGAGACGCATTAGCAGCAACTGCAGATGCTGTGAAAGATGGAAAAATTGTTGCAGGAGGCGGAGCAGTAGAAGTAGAACTAGCTAAACACTTGAGAAAATACGCTAAAACTGTTGGCGGCAAAGAACAATTGGCTATAGAAGCTTTCGCGAAATCACTAGAGGGACTAGTAATGGCTCTAGCTGAGAATGCAGGATTAGATCCTATCGAGATCATTATGAAGCTTAGAGCCGCACATGAGAAGGAAGAAGGTAAATGGATAGGCATTAACGTGTTTACTGGAGACCTTGCAAACATGATGGAGCTAGGAGTAATCGAGCCTGTAAGTATAAAAGCCAATGCTATAAAGTCTGGTGTTGAAGCAGCAACAATGGTACTTAGAATAGATGATGTAATAGCTGCCAGCAAGATAGAGAAGCCTGAGGAAACCGGTAAGAAGGGCGGAGAAGGCGGAGAAGAAGAGTAATCTTTTTAGAGACAAACCATATTAAAACTCTTTAACTTTTATTATAACTGGTTTTTTAAGTCCTCTCGTATATAGAACAGCTTCTCCCACATCTAGGTATGGTATTATTTTCTCAATATTTAATGGTAGATATAGAGATTTAGACACTACTTCTAGATCATTCAGTGATTTAATGGAGTGAATTATTTTAGTATTAGTGTTCAGCATTGCTTCATCAACTAGTTGTGAAGGCGATTGAGAAACAATGACTAAGCCTATGCCAAACTTTCTAATCTCAGACAACATACGGGTAATTATTCCAATATAGTTGTTCCTACCTAGAACATTTTGTGCTTCTTCTAAGACAACCAGTAATTTGTTATGAGATCCAATTCTTCTTTTAATGGCTTCCCTAAATATTTTCTTCAATAGTATTGAAACATATATTCTACGAATATAGGGGTCTTGGATTCTTGAGGCATCAATTATTATTGGGTTCTCATAAGTATTTATATATTCTACGAGTTTATCTCTGCTAGAACCAAATATTTCTCGAAGGCTATCTCTTGTTAATGGACTAATTTTTCTGAGGAGAGATAATCTACTCTCCCTAAACCATGATCCTTCATCTTCAATGTCTTCTAGAATGTTTTTGAGATCATAAATACTATTGATCATATGGTTTTTGTTCTCAAATATTTTTTCTAGAATAAAAACTTGTGGAGGAGTAAGACTTAATGAGTCTTGAAGCAGTTCTATGAAGTCATATATATTGTTTTGTTCAATTATGTTTAGAGGTACTCTTCTTGGCTCAAAATATTCTGCTTTATTGATTAGCTTCATGTATTCTCCATGCCAATCAATAATTAACACTCTATACTTACTGGTTTTCCTGATTAATTCATTTACTATTATGGATACTGTATGTGTTTTTCCGGAGCCTGTTGAACCAACCACTAATGTATGATGAGTTAGTGTATTTACTTGTATTCTAGCTCTGACCGGGATTCTAGAATTAATTACTTCGCCAATATCTATTGTTTCACCACTGAATCTTGCTAAGTATTCTTGTCTAGGATACTTTATTGTTGGCTTCAAGAAACTAGGTATTATTAATCCTATACCGCTTCTTCTAGTAAAAAATTTCTAAGGCCTGGAATAGGTATTAATTCTATGTTTCTAGGATTTTTTATTTTCTTTGCAGCTAAGGCTTTTAGGCTTGATTCAATATAATCAGTTATGATCTCTGCTTCTACATCTATTTTCTCCTTGTCTTTTCCTCTTAGAATGATTAGTCCGTCTACATTGTTTTTTGTAATGAAAGATATCGTGATGTATGTTATGTCTTTTTTATTATTTGATCTCTGCTTTATGAATTCTCCTAGCTTCCTTAGATCTTTTTCTATTTCAGTTTCTTCGATGTCCACTACTCTATATAATCTTATATATTTAACAATGTAGTTTTTCATTTACCACCCTGTAAAATAAGGCTGTTCTTTTAAGGTGGTGTTTATTGAAAAACTTATAAATTATTGTTTTTTAGAAACACCGATGTAGAGTTCATTCATTACTTTGAACGGTGATTTTGGTTGTTCTTTCATCTTTATTACTACTAGGATGCCGGCTATGGATACTACTACTCTATAGGTATTGTCAAGTTTTGTTACAGATACAACATGGCCTTTGCCGCAGAAGTGGTGTTGTAGGCATTCTTTTTTACTAGTCGATATATTGATTACCAGATCATCGCCTTCACTTATCTTCATGAGTTTTTCATTCATTTCCAGAGTAATTTCTACACTATCACAATCACTAATCGCTCGATACATTCCTATATATCTTAGGGGCTCTATACTTCTAACCTTACATTCATAACTAACCATTTCATACACCATTCAACTATTCCTTTATCCAACAAACACTTTATTGAAGAGAAACTTCAATATATCTCTTACTAGATATATGTTTTCCGAGTTAAAAGGTGATAGGAATGGCTTTAATAGATGCATCTAGAAGATTAGCTGCAGAACTAGCTGGTTTAGTTGATAAAAAAGTAAAAGTTATCTTGGCTGATGGAAGATTTTATGAAGGAATACTAACGGGATTCGATCACCCGTCTCTCAATATATTATTGGAGAACGCTGTAGATAATAAAGGGAATAAATATCCTAAGGTGATTATTAAAGGAGAAAGAATCTCGGAAATCCTAACTACCGAAATACCATTATTTGATCCAAATGATTTTAGAGAATACATTATTAGGGAAATGAGGCTTCCAGAGCATCTCGTAAAAATTATACCAGAAGCTAGAGTAGTAATTGTTCAGGGTAGATATAAAGTTTCGGAGAAAGGAGTGGAAGGGACAGGGCCACTTGCCCAAACACTATACGAGTTCTTCCAGAGATATATTGAAGAAAGAAAGAAGCTTTTGCAGGGTTAGAGCGTTTTGGAATACTATGATCCAAGAGATTATGATTTAGCTGGTAGAATAGCACGTTTAAAAACTAGGCATGGAGTTATTGAAACTCCGTATCTTTTTCCAGTAGTAAATCCTCTTCGTCAACAACCAAGCATTGAAAAACTATATGAGTTAGGATTTAATGCATTCATTACTAATGCATACCTCTTCTATAGAAGAAATAAGGGAGAGATAAGAAATATTCATGAAGCACTTGGATGGAACCATGTAATAATGACTGATTCTGGAGGATACCAAATACTCGTATACGGTAGTGTAGAAATTGATAATAAGACAATAGTCGAGTACGAGAAAAAAATTGGAGTAGATATCGGAGTAATACTCGATATACCGACTGGAACCCGGATGAGCTGGGGAGAAGCGCGAGAAGCAGTATTTGAAACATATAAACGAGCCGTTGAAGCATTACCATTAATAATGGATTCTGACCAATTATGGGTTCTACCTATACAAGGCTCGCCCTACAAAGACTTACTAATATACTCTTCGATAAAGGCCTGGACACTACCATACCACATACACGCATTGGGTTCTCCAACAGTTCTTCTAGAAAAATATGATTATGAAAAAATAGTTGAATTAACAGCTATTGCTAGAATACATCTACCACCACATAAGCCTCTCCACGTATTCGGAGTTGGACACCCAATGATAATACCTTTCCTAGTTGCTTTAGGCGCAGATTTATTCGATTCTGCAAGCTATATATTGTATGCCAGAGATAATAGGTATATGACAGAAACAGGAACTAAGAGATTAGAAGAACTACAGTATTTACCATGCAACTGCCCGGTTTGTTCAAGATATAGTGTTAAAGAACTCCTTGAAATGCCTAGGTACAAAAGAATAGAATTACTGGCTCTACACAATTTATACATGTTAAAAAAAGAATTGAACAATACAAAACAAGCTATAAAAGAAGGTAGACTATGGGAATACCTAGAATATAAGAGCAAAGCTCATCCAAGCTTAAGGAAAGCATTTAATATTCTTAAAAAATATCTAGAATACATTAAGAAATATAATCCAGCCACAAAAGGAACAACACTAGCACTATTACTCAACGATTCAGACTCACTTATAAATCCGAGACTTTCCCTTACAAAAGAAAATACCAAAGAATATATTCTCAAAAAATACCGTGGTAAACAAATATTGTTATTACCAGCTATTGAGAAACCCTTCAACCAGGAAAAGACCTATTTGAGAACAAAGAAACAATATAAAGGCTATGAAATATTATTCTACCACCCCTTCCTAGGGGTTTTTCCGCCACAATTATCAAATACTTATCCGTTTTTCCAACACGAAGTAGGAGTTATTAATGAAAATGTTATAGAGAATCTTGTGAATGAATTAAAAAAAGTTATATTAGAAATTAATCCCGAAAAAATAGTGCTTGTAAAAATAGGTATGAAACCCTATGATGATATTATTGATGAATTATTGAAAGATAAGAATCTGGTATCTACATATACATTGGATGTTCTCTCTTTGTCTGCTTAACTTCTCCCTCTATAGCCTTCATTAATTCTTCCTTCTTTTCCTCAACAGCCTCTATCTTGCTAGCTTCCTCTAATAATTTACTAGTATCTATTTTTAAACCAAGCATATCAGCAATAACGCTTGTTGCAACAGCACTAGCTCTGGGATCAGGTCTATAAAGCTCTGTATAAGCAAAAATAGCTACTCCAGGTATACGATGCGCTTCTACAAACATCATTGTCAATGCTAATGGTCCAATAACATGTTTTTCTTCTAAGAGGGGGGCGTCGAGTTTTGCTTGGTATCCGCTCAAGGGTATCCATCTATATTTCTCATCTTCTCTCTCCTTAATAGCTGGATCAAGTCCTCCAACAAGAATTGCTTTAGATACACCTATTTCTTTCAACCATCTCGCAACGAATTCTGCATAACTTGTTCTCTCTCTAACATGGGGAACTCCATGATTTACGAGTACAAGAAGTTTCTTACCATCGATTTTTCCGTAGTATAACTCAAACGGGAACACCAAGCCTAGATCTTTCTTGTAAAGTGTTGCCTCTGGAAAATAGCGTGTTCGTATAAAACCTATTTTTCTAAGTTTTAGCTCTAATGATATATGGCGCGATGTGAGATAACCAACCATTCCAAATCCTTGATAACCAGTAATAAATACAGAATCTTCCAGTTCCTCCTTAGAAATCTTCTCTAGAAGAAATAATTCTATGCTTTTAACCAATGCTTTACTCCTCCGAAACACCTTCTCTTAATCTAACGGCTTCGCCCCAGCTATAATATGTTATTTCCCATCCGGGTTTAATAGCTCTTCCAACACCTAATAATTCATATGAATCGCTATCAACCACTAATACTTCATCACCAGGCTTAATATTGGGATCAGCCATTACTACATGCTTACAAAATACGTTTCCACCTGAAGCTATGAACTCACTGTATCTACTATTAACATAGATTCTTAGATGTGGATGCGGCAATATTTTGTTCAAGACTTTGCCTGCGGAAACATGTAGTATAAACCTATAATCCCCTGCTCTAATTGATAAATATATTTTATTATTAAGTAGAAGATACCTAATTTTCATTGTTGAAGGACTAATAACCAAGACAATATCATCAGGTATCAGTTGTTCACCGACGCCTCTAAATTCCAGGTCAGCAATTGCTCTAAGTTCTTCTAGCTCTTCTACTGTAGGCCTACGTTTTATCAAAATAGTACACCGTGATAAATAGTAGAGAAGACATGGTATAAAAATGAGCTCTACATGGCTTTATTTATAATTATTTATTGAATATAATTATTTATTGAAGCATGTATCTAGAATAATCTTTCTCTAAACGATCCATCAAGTACTCCGTATTCTTATCTCTTATTTTCTTCTTGCTCATAACTTTCTTGATTGAATAAATGAAGTCTTCCCTTATAACATATTTCCTATTGTTTCTAATCGCGTTATATCCGGCTTCTGTAACAATTGATTTTATCTCTGCACCAGTTGCACCCTCAGTTAGCCTCGCTAACTCGTATAGGTCAACATCTCTGCCTAGCTTCATTTTTCTTGTATGGACTTTGAATATTTCATATCTTCCGTTTAGGTCTGGTAACGGAACTTCTATTAATCTATCAAATCTTCCCGGCCTCAAAATAGCTGGGTCTAAAATATCTATACGATTAGTTGCCGCTATGATCTTGACTTTATCGAGTGGTTTAAAACCGTCAATCTCGGCTAGTAACTGCATAAGTGTTCTCTGAACCTCTCTCTCACCACTTGTTCCTATATCTAATCTACGAGCAGCTATAGCATCTATTTCATCAATAAACACTATTGCAGGAGCTTTTTTACGAGCATACTGGAAAACTTCACGTACAATACGTGCTCCTTCACCTATAAATTTTTGAACAAGTTCGCTGCCTACAATACTGATAAATGTTGCACCGGATTCATGAGCTACTGCTTTCGCGAGTAGAGTTTTACCACAACCAGGAGGACCATATAATAGTACGCCTTTAGGAGGCTCAATTCCTATTTCTTCGAAAAGCTCTGGATTCTTAAGTGGTAGCTCAACCACTTCACGCAATTCTCTTATCTGCTCTTTTAATCCACCAATATCCTTGAATGTCACATTTGGTCTTTCAATTATCTCCATGGATTTAACATAAGGATCCTCGTATTCAGGCAATATATCAACAATAGTTGAGCCTCTATTGTTTAAAGCAACATGTTGTCCTGGTCTAAGCTTTTCTAAAGGTATACTGTTTAAAACCTTAACCACTAAGCTCGGGCCAGTACTGCTTTTAACAACAACTCTTCCATCCTTTAGAACATTTACAACAACTGCTTCTATTAGTGGCGGAGACAATAGCTTCTCTATTTCTGATTTATAGAATCTAATCTTCATCATTAATTTATCGCGTTCACTCTCTAAGAACCTAATTTTCGATTCAAGCAGTCTTACATATTCTTCCTCATCAATTTCTGCTTCAAAAACTTTTTTAGCATCACTACTCATATCTTCTCATCTCCAACTATGTATATCTAAGATTAATACCCCTAAAAACCATAGTAGTTAATAGCACCTTGATTTTATTAAAATATGTAAGGTGAACAATATATTGCCGTGTTACTGCGAAATATGTGGTAGAGAAGTGCCTGATGAGAGAATGTGTAAAACGGTTGTTGTAGACAATGCTGTGCTCCGTGTATGTCCGCAATGTTATAGAAGACTGATGAAACAAGGCAAAGTTAAAGAAGTGGTTGAACCGATACAGAGGACTGTAAAGAAAACATCTAGAACACAATGGGTAAGAGCAAGAATACCTAGAAGACTATTAGAGGAATCATATGATATCGTAGAAGATTATGCTGAAAGAATCAGGAGGGCTCGTCAAAGACTTGGATGGACACAAGCTGTTCTCGCCCAGAAGGTTAGGGAAAAAGAAAATGTTATTAAGAGAATTGAAGCTGGAAGATTAAAGCCCAGCTTAGAACTCGCTAGAAGACTTGAGAAAGTACTTAAGATAACACTTCTAGAACCAATAGTTGAAGAACCTATTACTTCAACAGATAATGAAGAAGACTACTACACTATCGGGGATTTCATAAAGATTAAGAAGAAAAAATAGTTGATAATGAAGGGATACAATCGGTATGAGCGTAGATGTAGTTATACCATATAAATATAGGAAATTCTTAGATGAGGAACTATCTCTGATCAAAACAGTTTATCCAGAAATTAACGAAGTAGTAATGATTAGAAAACCAAATTCCAAATATTATTTAACTCTTAACAAAATTGATATAGTAAAGAATTCTTCTTCGCAGAAGATCATATTGATGGATAGAGCTAAGCCTTCCCAAATAATAAATTTAATGAGGGAGACCCGGAAAGAAATAATTGATCGTATCCTATTAATTCTCGAAATATTCGCGCAACACGCTGGCAGTAAAGAAGCTAAGCTACAAATAGAATTGGCAAAACTTAAACATCAATTACCATTGATAAAAGAAACTATTAGATATGCAAAACTAGGAGAACTACATGGATTCCTTGGAGCAGGTAGGTATGGTTATGAAAAATACTATAGAATGATGCGAGAAAGAGAAGCTAGAATTAGGAGAGAATTGGAGAAGTTACGGAGCATACGTAGTAGGAGAAGGGAACATAGAAGACAAATGGGGTATCCGCATATATCAATTGTAGGATATACATGTGCTGGTAAAACAACTTTGTTCAATAGATTAACACATAACCTTAAACCAGCTGGTCCAGAACCATTTACAACATTATCTCCAAAATCATCAGCAATAATTATTGATGGTTTAAAAATGATACTAACTGATACAGTAGGTTTTATCAGAGATCTACCTCATGAAATAATAGAAGCATTCTATGCTACGTTAGAAGAAATAATCGATTCAAACATAATTATCCATGTAATCGATGCATCAAAGAGTAGTGAAGCAATAATTAAGGAAATGGTTGAGACTAGGAGAATATTTGAGAGAATAGGGGTTCACGGAATACCTATAATAATAGCTCTCAACAAAATAGATCTCTTAAATAGCGAAGAAGAAATCATGGATAAAATAAGGCTTGTCGAAAAATATATTGATGGAAACAATGTTATAGTACCTATATCAGCGATTAACGGTAAAAACATCAGATACCTATTAAATGTTTTAAAAGAAATAATAAGAGGATACAGTATTGAAAATCTACGTTCTAAGATATGGTCACAGACCAGGCAGAGATAAAAGAATTACTAC from Staphylothermus marinus F1 harbors:
- the thsB gene encoding thermosome subunit beta, encoding MAVEPMGIPVLILKEGTQRTAGRDALRTNIMAARAVAEMIKTTYGPKGMDKMLVDALGDVTITNDGATILDKAEIQHPAAKMLVQIAKSQDYEVGDGTKTAVIFAGELLRHAEELLDKNIHPTIIVGGYRKALEEALSFLYQIAEPIDINNDETLKKVARTALTSKAVHEARDYFAEISVKAIKQIAEKRGDKYYIDLDNVQIIKKYGGSLLDSLLVYGIVLDKEVVHPGMPRRVENAKIALIDAPLEIEKPEIDAEIRITDPSQLRAFLDQEEEILKKMVDKIADTGANVVICQKGIDEVAQHFLAKKGILAVRRVKRSDMEKLEKATGGRIISNIDDLKPEDLGEAELVEERKVGEDKMVFVEGCKNPKAVSIVIRGGLERLVDEAERSLRDALAATADAVKDGKIVAGGGAVEVELAKHLRKYAKTVGGKEQLAIEAFAKSLEGLVMALAENAGLDPIEIIMKLRAAHEKEEGKWIGINVFTGDLANMMELGVIEPVSIKANAIKSGVEAATMVLRIDDVIAASKIEKPEETGKKGGEGGEEE
- a CDS encoding DNA-directed RNA polymerase subunit M; translated protein: MVKFCPRCGGPMLPVKKEDGIYLKCARCGYEIKADKKTAELYRMRFQVDRGKRVLTSKATEAKKLALSPEEREILREYYEVFLETFQEEEGGGEE
- a CDS encoding ribosome biogenesis/translation initiation ATPase RLI; the protein is MVRVAVVDREYCKPNKCNLECIRFCPVNKTKRKKAIELSPDGKHAVIYEDICIGCGICVKKCPFNAISIVNLPDELEKNVVHRYGENMFKLYNLPIPRLGNIMGIIGRNGSGKTTSIKILSGLLKPNLGQVGADLEWDNIIKRFRGTELQTYFAKLANNKIRPVVKIQYVELVKRRLKGRVGELLKKADERGIDREVVDKLAIKHVLDRKISELSGGELQKFLVAAVLVKEADAYFFDESCSYLDVKERLRVAQAIREFIDVSKKYVMVVEHDLMVLDYISDQVSIIYGEPGVYGIVSKPYGVRTGINHYLEGYLPAENMRIRREPIHFRIQVDIRVKPESEYPILKWTNIVKTYRTSGFKLFIEAGEAYPGEVLGIIGPNGIGKTTFIKLLGGVLEPDEGEVLVSVETISFKPQELSPKIFPEETVAANLRRASPNTLNPASWIYAELIRKLGLNKMLDRYVADLSGGELQKLAVAVALAKQADLYLLDEPSAYLDVEERLTVAKVIRRIIEEKRKTAMIVEHDLMLQNYVSDEVIVFYGKPGIEGYASKPMSNREGFNKLLKELGITVRRDPQSGRPRVNKPGSYLDRQQKSIGQYYMP
- a CDS encoding Lsm family RNA-binding protein, which produces MALIDASRRLAAELAGLVDKKVKVILADGRFYEGILTGFDHPSLNILLENAVDNKGNKYPKVIIKGERISEILTTEIPLFDPNDFREYIIREMRLPEHLVKIIPEARVVIVQGRYKVSEKGVEGTGPLAQTLYEFFQRYIEERKKLLQG
- a CDS encoding ATP-binding protein — protein: MKPTIKYPRQEYLARFSGETIDIGEVINSRIPVRARIQVNTLTHHTLVVGSTGSGKTHTVSIIVNELIRKTSKYRVLIIDWHGEYMKLINKAEYFEPRRVPLNIIEQNNIYDFIELLQDSLSLTPPQVFILEKIFENKNHMINSIYDLKNILEDIEDEGSWFRESRLSLLRKISPLTRDSLREIFGSSRDKLVEYINTYENPIIIDASRIQDPYIRRIYVSILLKKIFREAIKRRIGSHNKLLVVLEEAQNVLGRNNYIGIITRMLSEIRKFGIGLVIVSQSPSQLVDEAMLNTNTKIIHSIKSLNDLEVVSKSLYLPLNIEKIIPYLDVGEAVLYTRGLKKPVIIKVKEF
- a CDS encoding 30S ribosomal protein S17e → MGKVRTKIVKRTARELLEKYPNLFTRDFEHNKKVVSKLIETKSKKLRNQIAGYITHLVGIKLKRQIQA
- a CDS encoding DNA-directed RNA polymerase subunit G, producing MVSYECKVRSIEPLRYIGMYRAISDCDSVEITLEMNEKLMKISEGDDLVINISTSKKECLQHHFCGKGHVVSVTKLDNTYRVVVSIAGILVVIKMKEQPKSPFKVMNELYIGVSKKQ